In Raphanus sativus cultivar WK10039 unplaced genomic scaffold, ASM80110v3 Scaffold0087, whole genome shotgun sequence, a single window of DNA contains:
- the LOC130501051 gene encoding 40S ribosomal protein S8-1, with protein sequence MGISRDSIHKRRATGGKQKGWRKKRKYEMGRQPANTKLSSNKTVRRIRVRGGNVKWRALRLDTGNYSWGSEAVTRKTRVLDVVYNASNNELVRTKTLVKSAIVQVDAAPFKQWYLQHYGVEVGRKKKSAASVSAKKDGEEGEEAAAAPEETKKSNHVLRKIESRQEGRSLDSHIEDQFASGRLLACISSRPGQCGRADGYILEGKELEFYQKKIQKKKGKGAA encoded by the exons ATGG GTATCTCTCGTGACTCCATCCACAAGAGGCGTGCCACTGGAGGCAAACAGAAGGGATGGAGGAAGAAGCGAAA GTACGAGATGGGAAGGCAGCCAGCCAACACCAAGTTGTCAAGCAACAAGACGGTGAGAAGAATCCGAGTCCGTGGAGGTAACGTCAAGTGGCGCGCGTTGAGGCTCGACACCGGTAACTACTCGTGGGGAAGTGAAGCTGTTACCCGCAAGACTAGGGTTCTCGATGTTGTCTACAACGCTTCCAACAACGAGCTCGTCAGGACCAAGACTCTTGTTAAGAGTGCTATTGTTCAGGTCGATGCCGCTCCTTTCAAGCAGTGGTACTTGCAGCATTACGGTGTTGAGGTTGGTCGCAAGAAGAAGAGTGCTGCTTCTGTCTCCGCCAAGAAGGACGGAGAG GAAGGTGAAGAAGCTGCTGCCGCTCCTGAGGAGACCAAGAAGAGTAACCACGTCTTGAGGAAGATCGAGAGCCGTCAAGAGGGACGCAGCCTTGATTCCCACATCGAGGATCAATTCGCTAGCGGACGTCTGTTGGCTTGCATCTCATCTAGGCCAGGCCAGTGTGGACGTGCCGATGG ATACATTCTGGAAGGCAAAGAGCTAGAGTTCTACCAGAAGAAGATCCAGAAGAAGAAGGGAAAGGGTGCCGCTTAA
- the LOC130494232 gene encoding protein S-acyltransferase 24-like, protein MSSEIEVVEEVESNPKEKGESSSSKPIEDESLKNDVYTASAYGDLEKLHRLVECEGCSVSEPDGLGYYALQWSALNNRSAVAQYIIEHGGDVNATDHTGQTALHWSAVRGAVQVAELLLQEGARVDATDMYGYQPTHVAAQYGQTAFLCHVISKWNADPDVPDNDGRSPLHWAAYKGFADSIRLLLFLDAYRGRQDKEGCTPLHWAAIRGNLEACTVLVQAGKKEDLMITDNTGLTPAQLAAEKNHRQVSFFLGNARRLLEKRWDISSPLGKLSKLGLAPFLWFMILLLLLIYTNSVVLASNLPKLTTGIGSLAWLGFLLATAGLVLFYRCSKKDPGYIRMNIHDPQTIKDDEPLLKIELNNPALLAGNWTQLCATCKIIRPVRAKHCSTCDRCVEQFDHHCPWVSNCVGKKNKWEFFLFLLFEVLAMLITGGVTLARVLSDPSAPSSFGAWISYLASNHVGALSFLVVEFCLFFSVAVLTVIQASQISRNITTNEMANALRYSYLRGPGGGFRNPYDHGCKRNCSDFLVKGYNEDIECHEEDTTTPRQEGISMMQMQRGSNTQNGNGHVAIDVNPIHKSQSGHVHSSNCSHNHSSK, encoded by the exons atgtcgtCGGAGATCGAGGTGGTGGAAGAAGTCGAATCCAACCCCAAGGAGAAGGGCGAATCCAGTTCGTCCAAACCGATCGAAGACGAGAGCTTGAAGAACGACGTCTACACCGCCTCGGCTTACGGCGATTTGGAGAAGCTTCATAGATTGGTCGAGTGCGAAGGCTGCTCTGTTTCCGAACCCGATGGTCTTGGCTACTACGCTCTTCAGTGGTCCGCCTTGAACAACCGCTCCGCCGTTGCTCAGTACATTATCGAG cACGGTGGAGATGTAAATGCGACGGATCATACGGGGCAGACAGCGTTGCATTGGAGTGCTGTTCGTGGTGCGGTGCAAGTTGCGGAGCTTTTGCTTCAAGAGGGTGCAAGGGTTGATGCTACGGATATGTATGGATATCAG CCAACACATGTTGCGGCACAGTATGGCCAGACTGCTTTTCTCTGCCACGTCATCTCAAAGTGGAACGCTGATCCTGATGTCCCCGATAATGATGGAAGAAGCCCCTTGCACTG GGCTGCATATAAAGGTTTTGCAGATTCAATCCgccttcttttatttttagacgCATATAGAGGACGGCAGGACAAAGAAG GTTGCACTCCTTTGCACTGGGCTGCCATTCGAGGTAATTTGGAGGCTTGCACTGTATTGGTCCAAGCTGGGAAGAAAGAGGATTTGATGATTACTGACAATACCGGGCTTACCCCCGCACAACTTGCTGCTGAAAAGAATCACCGACAAGTTTCTTTTTTCCTT GGTAATGCTAGAAGGCTGCTTGAAAAGCGGTGGGATATAAGCAGTCCCCTTGGAAAATTGTCAAAGTTGGGACTTGCTCCGTTTCTTTGGTTCATGATTCTTCTACTTCTGCTCATATATACTAATTCTGTTGTTTTGG CATCCAATCTGCCGAAGCTAACAACTGGGATTGGTTCGCTTGCATGGTTGGGATTCCTTCTTGCAACAGCAGGGCTAGTTTTGTTTTACCGTTGCAGCAA aaaggATCCAGGTTACATCAGAATGAATATCCATGATCCACAGACCATAAAAGATGAT GAACCACTGTTGAAAATAGAGTTAAACAACCCTGCTTTGCTTGCTGGGAATTGGACGCAGCTCTGTGCAACATGCAAG ATTATCAGACCTGTTCGAGCTAAGCACTGTTCCACCTGTGATCGTTGTGTAGAGCAATTTGATCACCATTGTCCTTGGGTGTCAAACTGTGTCGGAAAA AAAAACAAGTGggaattttttcttttccttctgTTTGAAGTACTGGCGATGCTGATAACTGGTGGCGTCACTCTTGCAA GAGTCTTGAGTGACCCTTCAGCTCCTTCTTCGTTTGGAGCATGGATTAGCTATCTCGCTAGCAATCACGTTGGTGCGTTATCCTTTCTGGTTGTGGAGTTCTGCCTCTTCTTCTCAGTTGCTGTCTTAACTGTCATACAAGCGTCTCAG ATATCGAGGAATATAACCACAAACGAAATGGCTAACGCACTGCGCTACAGCTACCTAAGAGgtccaggaggtggcttcagaAATCCTTACGATCACGGTTGCAAAAGAAACTGCTCGGATTTCTTGGTGAAAGGTTATAACGAAGATATCGAGTGTCATGAAGAAGACACAACAACACCGAGGCAAGAAGGTATCAGCATGATGCAGATGCAGCGGGGTTCTAATACTCAAAACGGTAATGGCCACGTTGCTATCGATGTAAACCCGATACATAAATCTCAGTCAGGACATGTTCATTCTTCCAACTGCAGCCATAACCATAGCAGTAAGTAA
- the LOC108847442 gene encoding protein PHOX3, giving the protein MEKLKGKLEEEPETSQSHHQSDDSTNLQPPDYISKAQSLKEAGNKLFQRRDYENAMLKYREAIEVLPDSHVEVSHIRSNMASCYMHSEPGEYAKAIHECDLALTIAPDYTKALLKRARCYEALNKLDSALRDVCLVSELDPNNPMASEIAVKLKRTLEGKGLMVKDSAIELPADYVEPVAAHLALWAKKGKARVKKKNRSIQVQAKSDAENAEKIINVKKSVKFVYSDDVRLAELPLNCTLFHLREVVHERFPSLRAVHIKYKDQEGDLVTITTDEELRMSEEVSSSLEKMRFYVVEVSPEQDPFFGRLVEMKKLRITADSFKAKANGKGRCKIEDWMVEFARLFKIQANIADSDDTTCLNLQELGMKLNSEAMEEVVTSEEAQLPFEKAAKQFQELVARSLLKLGHVHMTRARKRLSLLRSGEQVQTAYECALTEHAKAKEKYEEAMRVKPDLLEVFLALALQHFEEARLSWYYALVSHVDLKTWPYADVLQLYRSAKSNIKKSMEGLKNPESKGLDKAAKLKSWLDVLSCAVLYERSMMEYRLDLPTWQENLEGAVVILELAGTCEEDVAALIRDDYVTDNTLRDLRFHVDEVLQIFHEIYEAKEWRNGIPSDQFEEILKRRIANIFHVSHTTTT; this is encoded by the exons ATGGAGAAGCTAAAGGGAAAGCTAGAAGAAGAACCCGAAACAAGCCAAAGCCATCATCAATCAGACGATTCAACAAATCTCCAACCTCCAGACTACATCTCAAAGGCCCAATCATTAAAAGAAGCAGGCAACAAGCTGTTCCAAAGACGAGACTACGAGAACGCGATGCTCAAATACAGAGAAGCCATAGAGGTGCTCCCGGATAGCCACGTCGAAGTCTCGCACATCCGATCCAACATGGCCTCCTGCTACATGCACTCCGAACCCGGAGAGTACGCGAAAGCCATCCACGAATGCGATTTGGCTCTAACCATCGCTCCCGATTACACCAAGGCCCTGCTGAAAAGGGCTAGGTGCTACGAGGCGTTGAACAAGCTCGACTCGGCTTTGAGAGATGTCTGTTTGGTCTCTGAGCTCGATCCTAACAACCCCATGGCGTCTGAGATCGCTGTGAAGCTCAAGAGAACGTTAGAGGGTAAAGGCTTGATGGTTAAAGATTCGGCGATTGAGCTTCCTGCTGATTACGTCGAGCCCGTTGCGGCCCACCTCGCGCTTTGGGCTAAGAAAGGTAAGGcgagagtgaagaagaagaacagaagCATTCAAGTGCAAGCGAAGAGTGATGCTGAGAATGCTGAGAAGATCATTAATGTGAAGAAGAGTGTGAAGTTTGTGTACTCTGACGACGTGAGATTGGCTGAGCTCCCGTTGAACTGCACTCTCTTTCACCTCAGGGAAGTGGTTCACGAGCGTTTCCCTAGCTTGAGAGCGGTTCACATAAAGTACAAGGACCAAGAAGGAGATCTCGTGACGATCACAACAGATGAAGAGCTAAGAATGAGCGAGGAGGTGTCATCGTCTCTGGAAAAGATGAGGTTCTACGTGGTGGAAGTTAGCCCCGAGCAGGATCCGTTTTTCGGGAGATTAGTGGAGATGAAGAAGCTGAGAATAACGGCCGATTCATTCAAAGCGAAGGCGAACGGGAAAGGGAGGTGCAAGATCGAAGACTGGATGGTGGAGTTCGCTAGGCTGTTCAAGATCCAAGCCAATATTGCGGATTCCGACGATACTACCTGCTTGAACCTCCAAGAGCTCGGGATGAAGCTCAACTCGGAAGCTATGGAGGAGGTGGTGACATCGGAAGAAGCTCAATTACCTTTCGAAAAAGCGGCGAAACAGTTCCAAGAGCTCGTGGCGAGGTCGCTGCTTAAGCTGGGGCACGTGCACATGACACGTGCGAGGAAGAGGCTGAGCCTCCTACGATCCGGAGAACAAGTTCAAACCGCTTATGAATGCGCTTTAACAGAGCACGCGAAAGCGAAGGAGAAGTACGAAGAGGCCATGAGAGTAAAACCTGATTTGCTAGAAGTGTTTTTAGCGTTAGCTCTCCAGCACTTCGAGGAAGCGAGGCTCTCGTGGTACTACGCGCTTGTTAGCCACGTGGACTTGAAAACGTGGCCGTACGCAGATGTGCTGCAGCTCTATCGAAGCGCCAAAAGCAATATCAAGAAGTCTATGGAAGGGCTGAAGAACCCTGAATCGAAAGGACTGGATAAAGCGGCGAAGCTGAAATCTTGGCTTGACGTTTTGTCGTGTGCCGTGCTCTACGAGAGGTCGATGATGGAGTACAGACTCGACCTGCCGACTTGGCAGGAGAATCTAGAAGGCGCGGTGGTGATTCTCGAGTTGGCTGGGACTTGTGAGGAGGATGTTGCTGCGTTGATAAGGGACGATTATGTGACAGACAATACTTTACGAG ATCTAAGGTTTCACGTGGACGAAGTACTACAGATATTTCACGAGATATATGAAGCGAAAGAATGGAGAAATGGGATCCCTTCAGATCAGTTTGAGGAGATATTGAAGAGGAGGATTGcaaatatatttcatgtatCACATACTACTACtacatga
- the LOC108845574 gene encoding U-box domain-containing protein 51-like, with protein MERNEVREGPIAIAVDRDKTSIQALKWALENHIPQGETVKLVHVIQRSANGPNTDDELSEREQKHKQVARFLPLRCLCMRQNIQTEVVLLDDQDVAKALIEYISHNLVSTFFIGASLKKSITRLFKVDDIPSNVMRWAPDFCNVLVISKGRLSSVRSATRPLPLALPSPSSGTAPLSPLSGTDELPSEMSLSREDDGFFGEFSSLSRDSTANLSDRISTDSSGLSFYKKLGAPQMLDIPRLISGLDDEKSMFSMYLNSPSDEKNCTLASSLLPPMDNADDEKRRLKKELKETMNMYHAACKEALVANEKVAELEIWKKKAEKMLRMAEKTATMTIMEMDKRKLEADTKVVRMRGSDERKVVLDDLGESRIVVKYESLLHIVVVLFVFCFYFTFR; from the exons ATGGAGAGAAATGAAGTAAGGGAAGGGCCTATAGCTATTGCAGTTGACAGAGATAAAACAAGCATCCAAGCTCTTAAATGGGCTTTAGAGAATCATATTCCCCAAGGAGAAACAGTAAAACTTGTTCATGTCATCCAAAGATCTGCAAATGGACCTAATACAGATGATGAACTGTCTGAAAGAGAGCAAAAACATAAACAAGTCGCTCGATTTCTTCCATTGCGTTGTCTTTGTATGCGACAAAAT ATACAAACCGAAGTAGTTTTGCTTGACGATCAAGATGTTGCAAAAGCATTGATCGAATATATCAGCCATAACTTAGTTTCCACATTCTTCATAGGTGCCTCGTTAAAGAAGAGCATTACAAG GCTGTTCAAGGTTGATGACATTCCAAGTAATGTGATGAGATGGGCTCCAGATTTCTGCAATGTCTTAGTAATATCAAAGGGAAGACTATCGAGTGTACGTTCAGCCACTAGGCCATTACCTCTAGCATTACCATCTCCTTCTTCAGGGACTGCACCGTTGTCACCACTCAGCGGCACCGATGAGCTTCCCTCTGAAATGTCATTGTCAAGAGAAGACGACGGCTTTTTTGGGGAGTTCTCATCACTGTCTAGAGACTCTACTGCGAATCTCAGTGATAGGATCAGTACAGATAGTTCGGGTCTCTCTTTCTATAAGAAACTTGGAGCTCCACAGATGTTGGATATTCCTAGATTAATCTCTGGTCTGGATGATGAGAAATCAATGTTTTCGATGTATCTTAATAGTCCTTCTGATGAAAAGAATTGTACATTAGCTTCATCATTACTACCACCAATGGATAACGCGGATGATGAGAAGAGAAGGCTGAAGAAAGAGCTGAAGGAGACAATGAACATGTACCACGCCGCCTGTAAAGAAGCCCTTGTGGCAAACGAGAAAGTAGCTGAGCTGGAAATATggaaaaagaaagcagagaaaATGCTTCGGATGGCTGAAAAAACAGCAACAATGACCATCATGGAGATGGATAAGAGAAAACTGGAGGCAGATACGAAGGTTGTACGAATGAGAGGGAGTGATGAGAGAAAGGTTGTTTTGGATGATCTTGGAGAGTCTCGTATAGTGGTTAAGTATGAGAGCTTGCTCCATATTGTAGTTGTTCTTTTCGTCTTCTGTTTTTATTTCACATTCAGATAG